A window from Candidatus Delongbacteria bacterium encodes these proteins:
- the hppD gene encoding 4-hydroxyphenylpyruvate dioxygenase, protein MADYPKLRRLHHAEFYVGNALQAEYYYRKAFGFSRSAFLGLETGARDRVSYVMTQGRVQLVLTGSLDPRENEITRFLARHGDGVVDLAFEVDDARECHRLAVANGAVSVLEPVELRDGHGSILKSAVAAYGDTVHSFIQKQDYAGPFLPGFAARSVPGEGVGLRIIDHVVGNQEDGRMEAVVAWYERVLGFSRFLSFDDKDISTEYTALRSVVMAAPNNIIKFPINEPAPGKKKSQIEEYVEFHGGAGVQHVALLTDDILSTVRALRANGVQFLEVPDTYYDSVTERVGPIEEDLAEIREQRILVDRDERGYLLQLFTKPVEDRPTLFFEIIQRKGSQSFGKGNFKALFESIEREQELRGTL, encoded by the coding sequence ATGGCCGACTATCCCAAGCTGCGGCGTCTGCATCACGCCGAGTTCTACGTGGGCAACGCCCTACAGGCCGAGTACTACTACCGCAAGGCCTTCGGCTTCTCCCGCAGCGCCTTCCTGGGCCTGGAGACCGGCGCACGCGACCGCGTGTCCTACGTCATGACCCAGGGCCGCGTGCAGCTGGTGCTGACCGGCAGCCTGGACCCGCGGGAGAACGAGATCACGCGCTTCCTGGCCCGCCACGGCGACGGCGTGGTGGACCTGGCCTTCGAGGTGGACGACGCACGCGAGTGCCACCGGCTGGCCGTGGCCAACGGCGCTGTCTCCGTGCTGGAGCCCGTGGAACTGCGCGACGGGCACGGCTCCATCCTCAAGTCCGCCGTGGCCGCCTACGGGGACACGGTGCACTCCTTCATCCAGAAGCAGGACTACGCCGGGCCCTTCCTGCCCGGGTTCGCGGCCCGCTCCGTGCCGGGCGAGGGCGTGGGGCTGCGGATCATCGACCACGTGGTGGGCAACCAGGAGGACGGCCGGATGGAGGCCGTGGTGGCCTGGTACGAGCGCGTGCTGGGGTTCTCGCGCTTCCTGTCCTTCGACGACAAGGACATCTCCACCGAGTACACGGCCCTGCGCTCCGTGGTGATGGCCGCGCCCAACAACATCATCAAGTTCCCGATCAACGAGCCGGCGCCGGGCAAGAAGAAGAGCCAGATCGAGGAGTACGTGGAGTTCCACGGCGGCGCGGGCGTGCAGCACGTGGCCCTGCTCACCGACGACATCCTGAGCACCGTGCGGGCCTTGCGCGCCAACGGCGTGCAGTTCCTGGAAGTGCCGGACACCTATTACGACAGCGTGACCGAGCGCGTGGGCCCCATCGAGGAGGACCTGGCCGAGATCCGCGAGCAGCGCATCCTGGTGGACCGCGACGAGCGCGGCTACTTGCTGCAGCTCTTCACCAAGCCTGTAGAGGACCGCCCCACGCTGTTCTTCGAGATCATCCAGCGCAAGGGCAGCCAGAGCTTCGGCAAGGGCAACTTCAAGGCGCTGTTCGAATCCATCGAGCGCGAGCAGGAACTGCGCGGCACGCTGTAA
- a CDS encoding DUF423 domain-containing protein: MQLNWLWVLAGLDGLLMVALGAFGAHALKETLGPQGTEWWRTAVLYQGLHLAPLLALSLLPGGGRLALAAGICFLAGTLLFSGSLYALALSGIRGLGAVTPVGGLLLLAGWACLAALGLRRG; encoded by the coding sequence GTGCAACTGAACTGGCTCTGGGTGCTGGCGGGCCTGGACGGCCTGCTGATGGTGGCGCTGGGGGCCTTCGGCGCCCACGCCCTGAAGGAGACGCTGGGCCCGCAGGGCACGGAGTGGTGGCGCACGGCCGTGCTCTACCAGGGCCTGCACCTGGCGCCCCTGCTGGCTCTAAGCCTGCTGCCCGGGGGCGGCCGTCTGGCGCTGGCCGCGGGGATCTGCTTCCTGGCGGGCACGCTGCTGTTCAGCGGCAGCCTCTACGCCCTGGCCCTGTCGGGCATCCGTGGGCTGGGCGCCGTGACGCCCGTGGGCGGCCTGCTGCTGCTGGCCGGCTGGGCCTGCCTGGCCGCGCTGGGCCTGCGCCGCGGCTGA
- a CDS encoding aromatic amino acid hydroxylase produces the protein MEIPAHLKAWTVEQRPEYYTAIDHAAWRYILRISGRFFAKAAHPAYLDGLQATGISSERIPLIQEMDEKMKRIGWRAVAVSGFIPPQAFMEFQSLGILPIACDMRKLEHVLYTPAPDVVHEAAGHAPIIADPDYSDYLRAYGAISRRAIYSHHDMDLYRAIRRLSVVKEDPAATAAEVEAAQRALDETLAALDWVSEATELSRMYWWTVEYGLVGALENPRIYGAGLLSSAGESWHCLGPQVEKRPLGVDCVHQTYDITKPQPQLYVTPDFLTLRAVLEEYAAGMACRTGGVPALDKALRARTPVTVTLDSGLQVSGVLAERLLDAAGRPAYLRFSGPVLLAEDEQVLRGHGRDTHAHGFGTALGPLAGREGGTARLDGGALRELGFGGGGRGRLAFESGVVLEGRLAEVREGKAGNQLLRFTDCQVSWGDRLLFDPAWGDYDLACGQEVPAVSGGWVDGMIDPEDLPRERPCMKCNLDEGNRALNELYAELRRLRERGEPGPAEQLRLEEIAAELDAAHPEDWLLRLELLELGAGLRPERITALRGQLESLAARGGEWRELVERGLALCN, from the coding sequence ATGGAGATCCCGGCACATCTCAAGGCCTGGACCGTGGAGCAGCGGCCGGAATACTACACGGCCATCGACCACGCCGCCTGGCGCTACATCCTGCGCATCTCGGGACGCTTCTTCGCTAAGGCGGCCCACCCGGCCTACCTCGACGGCCTGCAGGCCACGGGCATCTCCAGCGAGCGCATCCCGCTGATCCAGGAGATGGACGAGAAGATGAAGCGCATCGGCTGGCGCGCCGTGGCCGTCAGCGGCTTCATCCCGCCCCAGGCCTTCATGGAGTTCCAGTCGCTGGGGATCCTGCCCATCGCTTGCGACATGCGCAAACTCGAGCACGTGCTCTACACGCCGGCCCCCGACGTGGTGCACGAGGCGGCGGGCCACGCCCCGATCATCGCGGATCCGGACTACAGCGACTACCTGCGGGCCTACGGCGCCATCTCGCGCCGGGCCATCTACTCGCACCACGACATGGATCTCTACCGGGCCATCCGCCGGCTCTCCGTGGTCAAGGAGGATCCCGCCGCCACGGCCGCCGAGGTGGAGGCGGCCCAGCGCGCCCTGGACGAGACCCTGGCCGCCCTGGACTGGGTGAGCGAAGCCACCGAACTCTCGCGCATGTACTGGTGGACCGTGGAGTACGGCCTGGTGGGCGCACTGGAGAACCCGCGGATCTACGGCGCCGGGCTGCTCTCGTCCGCCGGGGAGAGCTGGCACTGCCTGGGTCCGCAGGTGGAGAAGCGCCCGCTGGGCGTGGACTGCGTCCATCAGACCTATGACATCACCAAGCCGCAGCCGCAGCTCTACGTCACGCCGGACTTCCTGACCCTGCGGGCCGTGCTGGAGGAGTACGCGGCCGGGATGGCCTGCCGCACGGGCGGCGTGCCAGCCCTGGACAAGGCCCTGCGCGCCCGCACGCCCGTCACCGTGACGCTGGACAGCGGCCTGCAGGTCAGCGGCGTGCTGGCCGAGCGCCTGCTGGACGCGGCCGGGCGGCCGGCCTACCTGCGTTTCAGCGGACCCGTGCTGCTGGCCGAGGATGAGCAGGTGCTGCGTGGCCACGGCCGGGACACCCACGCCCACGGCTTCGGTACGGCCCTGGGGCCGTTGGCGGGCCGGGAGGGCGGCACGGCCCGGCTGGACGGCGGCGCGCTGCGCGAGCTGGGCTTCGGCGGCGGCGGCCGGGGCCGGCTGGCCTTCGAGTCCGGCGTGGTGCTGGAGGGACGGCTGGCGGAGGTGCGGGAGGGCAAGGCGGGCAACCAGCTGCTGCGCTTCACGGACTGCCAAGTGAGCTGGGGCGACCGCCTGCTCTTCGATCCGGCCTGGGGCGATTACGACCTGGCCTGCGGGCAGGAGGTGCCGGCAGTCAGCGGCGGCTGGGTGGACGGGATGATCGATCCCGAGGACCTGCCCCGCGAGCGGCCCTGCATGAAGTGCAACCTGGACGAGGGCAACCGCGCCCTGAACGAGCTCTACGCCGAGCTGCGCCGCCTGCGCGAGCGCGGGGAACCGGGCCCGGCCGAGCAGCTGCGGCTGGAAGAGATCGCCGCCGAGCTGGACGCCGCGCACCCGGAGGACTGGCTGCTGCGGCTGGAGCTGCTGGAACTGGGCGCCGGCCTGCGGCCGGAGCGGATCACCGCGCTGCGTGGGCAGCTGGAGAGCCTGGCCGCCCGGGGTGGCGAGTGGCGGGAGTTGGTGGAGAGGGGGCTGGCCCTGTGCAACTGA
- a CDS encoding ABC transporter permease, producing MSPESGAPTLSWLGMGLAFLLALVPLILFRVLRLGLSRQLLVALARMVLQLGSLGLVLEVLFRQDHWSLTLLWLLVMQAAAAHTVLSRLPVRVPGLAPLVGGALALASSAVLAWCLLMVVRPEPLLGARLLIPLAGMILGNSMNGITLALERHLAQLTEPAGRREWETLLGLGAEPCVARSRLLGRDLRVALLPTLNTTATIGLVSIPGMMTGQLLGGSPPATAILYQILIMLAILASVSLSAWGAARLLHWRLVDADGLHRRPPV from the coding sequence ATGAGTCCTGAGAGCGGCGCGCCGACCCTCAGCTGGCTGGGAATGGGCCTGGCTTTTCTGCTGGCCCTGGTCCCGTTGATTCTCTTCCGCGTGCTGCGCCTGGGGCTCAGCCGCCAGCTGCTGGTGGCGCTGGCCCGGATGGTCCTGCAGCTGGGCAGCCTGGGCCTCGTGCTCGAGGTTCTCTTCCGACAGGACCACTGGAGCCTGACCCTGCTCTGGCTGCTGGTGATGCAGGCCGCCGCCGCCCACACGGTGCTCAGCCGTCTGCCCGTGCGGGTGCCCGGTCTGGCGCCGCTGGTGGGCGGAGCGCTGGCTCTGGCCAGTTCCGCCGTGCTGGCCTGGTGCCTCTTGATGGTGGTCCGGCCCGAGCCCCTGCTGGGCGCGCGCCTGCTGATCCCGCTGGCGGGGATGATCCTGGGCAATTCCATGAACGGGATCACCCTGGCCCTCGAGCGCCATCTGGCGCAGTTGACCGAACCCGCCGGGCGGCGGGAGTGGGAGACCCTGCTGGGCCTGGGCGCCGAACCCTGCGTCGCCCGCAGCCGCCTGCTGGGCCGCGACCTGCGCGTGGCCCTGCTGCCCACCCTCAACACCACGGCCACCATCGGCCTGGTCTCCATCCCGGGAATGATGACCGGCCAACTCCTGGGCGGCAGCCCGCCCGCCACGGCCATCCTCTATCAGATCCTGATCATGCTGGCCATCCTGGCCTCCGTCAGCCTCTCGGCCTGGGGGGCCGCGCGCCTGCTGCACTGGCGGCTGGTGGACGCCGACGGCCTCCACCGCCGGCCGCCGGTCTGA
- a CDS encoding ATP-binding cassette domain-containing protein, translated as MFELDGLELSQGGRSLLGPLDLSLPTAARVVLAGPSGCGKSTLLRVLAGLERPAAGHVRFHGEPLLPGRLPAHRLRVHLVSQQPLLPGESLGEALVLGHRLRGLPPPDADRLRGELAALGLSNLSLDQPPGGLSGGEAMRAAALRGLLLPVEHLLLDEPTTGLDDEAAARLICRLSDPELPPVLSASHDPRWWAACPTRLEFRAGRLHES; from the coding sequence ATGTTTGAACTGGACGGCCTGGAACTGAGTCAAGGCGGGCGCAGCCTGCTGGGTCCGCTGGATCTGAGCTTGCCGACGGCGGCGCGCGTCGTGCTGGCCGGACCTTCGGGTTGCGGCAAGAGCACGCTGCTGCGCGTGCTGGCCGGTCTGGAGCGTCCCGCCGCCGGACACGTCCGGTTCCACGGGGAGCCGCTGCTCCCGGGCCGCCTGCCCGCCCACCGCCTGCGCGTCCACCTGGTCTCCCAGCAGCCGCTGCTGCCGGGCGAGAGCCTGGGCGAGGCGCTGGTCCTCGGACACCGGCTGCGCGGCCTGCCGCCGCCGGACGCCGACCGCCTGCGCGGGGAGTTGGCGGCGCTGGGGCTCTCCAACCTGAGCCTGGACCAGCCCCCCGGCGGGCTCTCCGGCGGCGAGGCCATGCGCGCGGCCGCGTTGCGCGGGCTGCTGCTGCCCGTGGAACACCTGCTGCTGGACGAGCCCACCACGGGCCTGGACGACGAGGCCGCGGCCCGGCTGATCTGCCGGTTGAGCGACCCGGAGCTGCCCCCCGTCCTCAGTGCCAGCCACGATCCGCGCTGGTGGGCGGCCTGTCCCACGCGCCTGGAGTTCCGCGCCGGGAGGCTGCATGAGTCCTGA